Within Planktothrix tepida PCC 9214, the genomic segment GAATTGACCAATCCTCTCCATAATTCACCTTTATAGAACGCTGATGTTCCTTTATCGGGTGAAGGTAATAAAACCGTATCCGGGATAAGTTCTAATTGCCGATAAATTTGCCATTGAGTTTTCATACAAGACACTCCACCTTAAGAGGGTTCAGACACCACGCACAATCCCGATCCCTCTGGAAGTGAGTATCAAGCCTGTTTCCCTCGTACTGATACTAAACAAAAAGGTATTGATTCCCTGATCTTCCCCTCCTCTTCTGATTAGAGTTGATGAGCATGGAATACCCCTATAAATACTTTTCTTCTGTATTTATTGTTACAGAAATTTTTAAACTCCTCAAGTACCTGTTAAAGTTTCTTGATAAAATCCTTAACTCCCCTCTCTCCCCTCATCCCCTTGTCCCCTTGTCCCCTTGTCCCCTTGTCCCCTTGTCCCCTTGTCCCCTTGTCCCCTTGTCCCCTTGTCCCCTNAAAATGCCCTGATGCTGTAGGATATCATTGGCATCCAGCTTTTAGTTTAGAGCAATTACCAAAATTAATAGATCGAGAAATTCAACGGGGAAAAATGGGGGTTTTGTTTTATAAAAAACATCCTTCTTTTGAAGTTAAAATGATGATTCAAATGACTCTATTACATCAAATATTATGGGGTTTATTGTCTTTTGGAGGACGTTTAAATGAAAAAACAATGGCAGGATTTTTACAAAATTTAATTAACCAAGGAAAATCACAGTTAGCACTAGAAATAGCCAGGATATTTTTGAATTGGTATAATGTGAAAGCGGTTTTTGCTGCTTATCAGGAGTTGAAATAAAACTCCAGGTTATCCATCACACAGTTTGCTAAACTTGGGGTGTAAATACCAATTTATATAAAATAGTAGTTCTAAAATCAATCAAAGCTTACTATTTAAATGCTGTTGATTGTGCTTTAGAAATGGGTCAATGTTTATCAGAATTAAACCAAAAATGGCAACAACAAAAATTACCTGTGGTGGGAATGCGAATCGGGATTTATACCGGGACTGTCACTGTCGGCAGTTTAGGGGGAAAAAATCGATAAGATATACCTGTTCTAAACACGGATAACGAAAGGTGAAATCACACCCCTAGCCTTTGCAGAGATCCAAATTCCCGTTAAAGCCCTGATTTCAGCAGATTAATAAGTGTTTATACCTGTATTTTCCCCCAGGTTTCTAACCCAAATCTTAAAGATGAGCAAAGATTTATTGATTATTTCCCAATCGGATGTAATCTAAAAATTTGCATCTGTAATCCACAATTCACCAAAATATGGGAGAACAAAAACGCATTGGTATTTTAACCAGTGGGGGAGACTGTGCAGGTTTAAATGCAGCAATTCGGGCTGTGGTATATCGGGCATCTGGAACCTTTGGATGGGAGGTTTTCGGCATTCGAGAAGCCACCCAAGGGTTAATGACTCGTCCCGTGAACAGCGTTCCTCTAACGATTGATAAAATCGATAATATTCTCACCGCCGGGGGGACAATTTTGGGAACTACCAACAAAGGTGATCCCTTTGCCTTTCCCATGGCGGATGGGAGTTTACTGGATCGCTCTGAGGAGATTATTGAAGGGTATCATCTCTTAGGATTAAATGCCTTAATTGGCATTGGAGGAGATGGCAGTTTAGCGATTTTGCGACGCATTGCCCAACAAGGAAATCTTAATTTAATTGGTATTCCTAAAACGATTGATAATGATGTGGGAAGCACGGATTTATCCATTGGTTTTAGTACAGCCGTTGATATTGCCACGGAAGCTTTAGATCGTCTGCATTTTACTGCCGCCAGTCATAGTCGCGTGATGATTTTAGAAGTTATGGGGCGAGATGCAGGACATATTGCCCTTCATGCGGGAATTGCCGGAGGTGCAGATATTATTTTAATTCCTGAAATTCCTTACAGTTTGGATCGAATTTGTCAGCAAATTGCAGAACGACAAAAACAAGGAAAAAACTATTGTTTAGTGGTTGTTGCAGAAGCGGTTAAAACAGAAACGGGAGAACCTGTAACTAATATTAATCGCATGGGACAAGCTCGTTTAGGAGGCATTGGGCAATATTTAGCGGATGAAATTTGCGATCGCAGTGGCGCAGAAACTCGCGTGACAGTTCTGGGTCATATTCAACGAGGGGGAACTCCTTCACCGATTGATCGCATTATTGCTTCTGCTTTTGGGGTCGCAGCCGTTGATTTAATTGCGGAAGACAAATATGATCGAGTGGTGGTTTGGCGAGATCGTCAAGTAGCCAATATTCCAATTTTGGATGCGATCGCTCAATATCGGGCTGTTAATGCTAATGATATCTTAGTCGAAACGGCTCGAAGTATGGGAATTTGTTTAGGAGATTAATTCTGTTTAATTCTCCCTGATTGATTAATCATCTACCTCCCTTTCCCCGCTCCGGGAGGGGGATAGTGATTAATTAAAACCCACATTTCGCAGAGGTAATTCAGAATCAATTTATCAATGCGGATGGCGAGACTCGAACTCGCAAGGGAAGCCCACACGCCCCTCAAACGTGCGCGTATACCAATTCCGCCACATCCGCTTATGAACACTGCCTTGAATTAATTTAGCAGCTAATTTACTAATATAGCACAGCCTCCTAAAAGTGTCACCCTTTTTTCCTACTTTTTTCCCGGATCCCCTCTTCCCGTGATGACCAAAATCCTCTATCCTAACTGAATGGTGAACAGCAACAGCAAGAGCAACAAAAGATGCGATTCTCAAAAATCTTAATTGCCAATCGAGGGGAAATAGCGTTACGGATTCTTCGCACCTGCGAGGAGATGGGTATTGCGACGGTTGCTGTTCATTCAACGGTAGATCGTCACGCCCTTCATGTCCAACTTGCGGATGAAGCGGTTTGTATTGGGGAACCCAGCAGCAGTAAAAGTTATTTGAATATTCCTAATATTATCGCGGCGGCTCTAACTCGCAACGCCACAGCCCTTCATCCCGGCTATGGGTTTTTAGCGGAAAACGCCCGGTTTGCCGAAATTTGTGCCGATCACGAAATTGCTTTTATCGGCCCTACCCCAGATGCGATTCGGTCTATGGGGGACAAATCAACCGCCAAGGAAACGATGCAGCGTGTCGGGGTTCCCACCGTCCCCGGTAGTGACGGACTCCTGAGCGACGAAAAAGAAGCCCTGGTACTAGCCCAAAAAATCGGTTTTCCGGTCATTATTAAAGCTACCGCAGGGGGTGGCGGTCGCGGAATGCGATTAGTCAAGCACGAAGAGGATCTCCCCAAACTCTTCGCGGCTGCCCAAGGGGAAGCAGAAGCCGCCTTTGGAAATCCGGGGGTTTATTTAGAGAAATTTATTGAACGTCCTCGCCATATTGAAATTCAGATTTTGGCTGATAATTATGGCAATGTGATTTATCTGGGAGAACGAGATTGTTCGATTCAACGCCGTCACCAAAAACTATTAGAAGAAGCGCCTAGTCCGGTGATGACTCCAAAACTGCGGCACAAAATGGGAATGGCGGCGGTAAAAGCAGCAAAATCTATTAATTATACCGGGGCGGGAACGGTAGAATTTCTGGTTGATCAATCGGGTAATTTCTATTTTATGGAAATGAATACTCGCATTCAAGTGGAACACCCGGTTACGGAAATGATTACCGGATTAGATTTAATCGCCGAACAAATTCGCATCGCCCAAGGAGAAAAATTATCCTTAACTCAAGATAAAGTTCAACTGCGGGGTCATTCCATTGAATGTCGGATTAATGCAGAAGATCCTGACCATAATTTCCGCCCCCACCCCGGTCGTATTAGTGGCTATTTACCCCCCGGAGGAAATGGGGTCAGAATTGATTCCCATGTCTATACAGACTATGAAATTCCGCCTTATTATGACTCTTTAATTGGGAAATTAATTGTTTGGGGCCCAGACCGTCCGACTGCAATTTTGAGAATGAAACGGGCTTTACGAGAATTTGCCATTACTGGAGTTCCAACAACCATAGGATTTCATCAAAGAATTCTGGAAACTCCTGAATTTTTACGAGGAGAAATTTATACCAATTTTGTTGAACAAATGATGAAACAAGGACAATAAAAATTAGGGTGTATGAGCTTGGCTCACGCACCCCTTTGATAGAGTATTTGTTGCGATAAGGGCGTATCCTTTAAGCGTTAGGTTTCTGAAAAGGATTTCCACAGATCCCGTAAACGTTGTTTAATTTGTTTTTCTTTTTGAGCGATCGCCGTTCCAGCTTCTCCTAATTTCACTTCAAAAGCTTTGCGTTTTTCGTCGAGTTTTCCACTATAGGTTTCGGGTTCATCCTTTGCTTTTTCATACCAAACTTTTGCTTCATCTAAATAATGCTTGATATCCTCATAACGCTGTCCATAGCGTCCGGCTAAGTTAGCATTAATAATGGCTAATTGAGCTTTGAGTTGAGCATAGCGTTTTTGCATTAATGCCACTTCCTCACTATCTTTAATATTGTGAACGGCGGACTCAATGGCTGATTTAATTTGCTCAGACTTACCAGTTCCCACTTCTTGAATATCATCCAAGGCTAAATCAATACTATTTTGTAACTCTTGTTCCTCTTGATCAAGTTGTGTTTCTAATTGTTTCACTTCCGCTTTTGTTTTATTGATGGACTGGCGTTTTTTGCTGCTGATTCCGTCAATTACTCCTTCAATAGAAGCTGTAACATTTTCTTGAATTTCCTCACCTTTTCCTTTGACAGTTTCTAAAACTGTTCCGACTACCTCTTTCACTAAACCTCGAATCTCTTGAGAACCCCCTTTAAATTCTGAACCCATTTCTGAAATTGCAGACTTGACAATTTCACGAATTCGTTCAGCCCGTAATTTGTTCTCAGATTGTGCTTTTTTTAAATCCGATGATAATTTATCTTGAATAGAATCTGACATAGGAATATCCTCAATAATCATTAAATTGCTTCAACAGCTTTTTATCAGCTTGTCTATCACTACTCCTATTCCCTATCATAAAGAAATGCTCAAGGTTCTGCGAGTAAAGTTCTCTACACTCTCGATATCGCAATAGCCGTATTTTTGAGGCTGTATTAATCAATCTCTATAGTAGAGTCAGCGCAAACGTGCTCATTGTCTACAGAATGAACTCGCCCCGGTGTGTCTCTACAGGAGTCATAAGTAGGTCGCTTAACGATGAATAATTTTAGCAATCATTAATTTGTATCTTAAGATAGATGTTTTCTTGATTTTATTTTAATAAAAAATCAGATTAACTGATTGACGCTACAGTTGTAAATCCCCTAACAATGATCTTGATTTGAAATGAATAAATGACCGATCCTCGGTTTCAGATGATATTTCCTCAAATTCTATTTATTTTTCTCTATCTTTGGTAATACATGGCTTTATTTAAAATCAATATAAAGGGAGATGTGTTTAACCTCAGAAAAACAGATACTGGGTTCATTACATTCTGAATCAAGGAGGTTCAAATGGATCTATTCATCTTGGAAATGGGAACAAATACCCCTCATTTCCCGATGTCTGCAACCTTAGTTTTAATTCTGGGGTTTTTAGCAGCCACAACCATTGGTTCTGTAGCTTGGTACAACTCTAAACGTCCTGTTGGTTGGAAGGATAAAGAACGTCCTGACTTTGTTCCTGAAGTGGATACTGACCAATAAAAAAAATGGAATTTCTGGGGGGTTTCAGAATTCATCTGATTGTTAATTTTAAACCCATTCTAAAATCCTGAGTTGTTTTTTAAATCAGTTCAATAAAACTTTTGAGGTCAATAATTATGTCTAAAGAAGAAAAGAAAACTCCTCATATTCTCCACGAAGAAGCAGAACCTAATCCTACTTATGATCGGGGAATTATGCCCGCAGAAGTCGGTGCTAGAATAGACCGAGAACAGGAAAATTTCAAAAAAATTCCTGAACATGAAGAAGGCACTTTAGACACAACTGCTGGTTATACAATGGATCGAGAAGGGTTATTAAATAACTACGCCATTGAACCTGAAATGTATGTCAATGTTCCCGGAGATTTGAAAGAAGAAGAAGAAGCCGATAAAGCTCGTCGGGTTCAAACTTTACATGAAGTGAAAGAAGTGGAAGGGGGCGTTGGGAAAGGTCAGGGTATTATTTAGAGAAATTGGATTAATCCGACTTGAATGCTAACAATATAAACAAAGCCTAGCTCAAAAGCTAGGTTTTTTTATCTATTATATAAATAGAGTATAATTGTTTATTTTTGAGTTTTATAATTCATCTATATATTGATACTTAAAATAGCTTTATAGAAATATCGATTTAGAGTTATATGGAATAATTTAAAAGAATATTTATTCTATAAAAGGATTGATGAATTAGCGAATAGAGCCGAATATATTAGAAGAGTAAAACCGGGTTTAGTCATTAGTCTAAAACCCAAAAAAAGGAAAGGAGGCGACTGATGAAACTCAAAAATAATAGATTTTTGAAGTTAATCGTTTGGATTTTTACAGAAATTCTATTAATTTTTTTAGGACTGGATGATTTAGCAGATTATAGCGAGTTTTTATTTGAAAAGACAGTTTATAAACCCAGAGTTGTCATAGCAGAATTTGGGTTTAATCTAGGATTAAATGAAGTTCAGAATGGAGATGAACACTTCACCTTTTAAAATCTATTTCTTAAGATTTACGCGAATTTATTCCCTAGGATAGAGCTAAAATTCTCTTACTCCTAGAATAATAGGATTAGTAATACATATAAGGAGAATTTCAATGAAATTTCCCTCAATAAACTTTTCTAATTTACGTCCTTTACGCTTTTTAATGGCAGCTTTATTGTTGGCTTTTCTATGGATTGGATCTGCTGTTCCCAGTTGGGCTGGCGTGAGTAGTCCTTCTCAAGGGGAAGATGCTCTTAAGCAAATTCAAAAAGATTCTGAGCAAGTGCTCAGAGGTGGCCCACCTTCCTTAGAAGATGTACAAGCTAAAGCTCAAGAAGGGATTAATGAAGTTCAAGGCGGTGCTGATAAAGAAAAAATGAAAAATCCTGCTAATAGCCAAAGTTCTACTTCTGTAGAAGAGAAAATTAAAGAAGGTATGGATAATATCCGCGATATTTTTAACCCCTAATTTTCTTTAATTACTCACGACGGTATTACTTTCTTCTGGGTTTATTAAGTTCGATTGCTATAGTTATAAAAGTGTTGTTGGGTCTAACAGCACTTTTTTATTATCCTATGGAGGCTATAGATTATTTTCCAATACAAAAACGACTAAAAATTCGATCTAAAACGGATTCTGTTACTTCTTCTCCGGTGACTTCCCCTAAGGCATGAATGGCACCCCGGAGATCAATTGTCCAAAAATCAAAGGGAAGTTGTTGCTGAATCGTTGTTTCCACTTGTTCTAAACATACTTTTGCACGGGTTAACGCAGTGGCTTGACGTTGGTTAATGGCAAACTCTAAATTTGCGGCGTGAATATTTCCACCCTGAACTAAATTTAATATCGCTGTTTCTAAGTCTGGAATTCCTTGATTTAAAGCAGCAGACATAGGAACAATTGCCCGATTCTCTAAATTAAAATATTGAATAGCTTTTGCTTTTAATTCCTCTAGTTTTTGGATGTTAACTTGATCAATTTTATTAATAATTACGATTAAACCTGCTTTTTTAACTTGTTGATAAATTTCTAAATCTGCTTCAGTTAAACCCATTGCAGCATCAAATGTTAATAATACTAAATCGGCTGATCGTGCAGTTTGTCGCGATCGCTCTATGCCAATTTTTTCGACTTGATCTTCTGAGTGGCGAATTCCAGCCGTATCTAACACTTGAATCGGGATTCCTCCCACCACTAATTGAGATTCTACCACATCACGAGTTGTTCCGGGTAAATCCGTAACAATGGCGCGATCGCTTCGACTCCAAGCATTTAATAAACTCGATTTTCCCACATTGGGACGACCGACAATGGCAACTTTTAACCCCGTTCTTAAAAGTTCTCCCGTATCAGCCGTCGCTAAAAATTGAGATAATTCTTCTAAAACGTTATGAATTTGGGCGATAATTTCCGATTCATTTAAGGGCGGTAAATCCTCCTCAAAATCCACCCTAGCTTCAATTTCTGCTAAAATATCTAAACAAGTTGCTCGTAATTCTCGAATAGGATTTGCTAATTTTCCTTGTAATCCGGCTAAAGCCATTTGGGCGGCTGCAATCGATTGAGAACCAACCAATTCCGCCACACTTTCCGCTTGAGTTAAATCTAACCGTCCATTTAAAAAAGCCCGCAGGGTAAATTCCCCTGGTTGGGCTAATCTAGCTCCTAATTCTATACACAATTGCAACACTTGTTGAACCGCAATAATCCCTCCATGACAGTGAAATTCAACCACATCCTCACGGGTATAAGAACGGGGAGATAACATTAATAATAACAACGCTTCATCAATGGTCTTTTGAGTTTGGGGATGGCGAATATAGCCATATAAAATCCGGTGACTTTCCCAAGTTTGTCGTCCTGGGGTATAAAATAACTGTTTAGCAATGGATTGAGATTCTGTTCCCGACATCCGCACAATTCCCACGCTTCCTTGTTGCGGGACAATAGCCGTGGCGATCGCTACAATTGTTCCCCCAGTTGCCAAAAATTCAGCCATTTTTTAATTAATAAAATCCTATAGATCTTTAGATTTTAACGTAAAAGATATTGGGCAATAGGCAATAGGCAATAGATAATTTGACACTCCCCTGCTCCCCTGCTCCCCTTCCCCTTGTCCCCTTGTCCCCTTGTCCCCTTGTCCCCTTGTCCCCTTGTCCCCTTGTCCCCTTGTCCCCTTGTCCCCTCGTCCCCCTCTCCCTCCTCACTCCCCCATTGGTTCTGCATTCAAAAATTCCCAAATATATTGATTAACTAATTCAGGACGTTCTTGTTGTACCCAATGGCTACAATTAGGAATATAACGAATTTGAAAATCTCGGACATATTCTTCTGTCCCATAGGTTAATTCTTGACCCAATGCCAGATCATTTTCCCCCCAAATCATTAAAGTGGGGACATTTAGTAAAGCTTGGGTTTGTTGAGTAGCAAACAAACTGGGAAAAAGATTCCGATAATAATTCACCATTGCCGTTAAAGCTCCCCGTTTAGCAGCCGCATCTTTATAAGCATTTAAGTCAGCTTCACTAAAAGTATTTTTATTAATTACCATCTTGGTAAAAGCTTCACCCACAGTGCGATAATCATCCGCTTGTAACAACAATTCGGGTAAAAGTGGCACTTGAAAGAAAAAAATATACCAACTTTTTAATAATTGTTGAATCGTTCCTAAACCCTGCTTAAACTTTGTGGGATGAGGAAGATTTAAGACAATTAATTTACTTAACATTTGAGGATAACAATAAGCAAAATTCCAGGCAATAAACCCGCCCCAATCATGTCCTACTAATACACATTCTTCGTATCCTAACCCTTCAATTAATCCCTTGACATCTAAAATTAATTCTTTGATAGAATAAGCCGATAATTCTTTGGGTTTATCACTCTCGTTATACCCTCTTAAATCCACGGCAACCACTTTATAAGCTTGAGCAAATTCAGGAATTTGATAACGCCAAGAATACCAAAATTCAGGAAATCCATGTAACATCAGTATCAACGGCCCTTCCCCTTGGGTGACATAATGGAGTTTTACCTTATTTGTGGTGATAAAGTCGCTCGTCCAATTTTCTGCTAAAATTGACATAAATTTCTCCGAGGGTGAATATATAATGATGATAACCTTAGATTTTAAAAAGCTCTATTCTGAGGAAAATTTGTAACCATTCATTCCTGTAGAGATAGGCAATTGTACAGATAATCAAATATTGCATAGGGTTAAATAAAATTATTCATGCTATTAGAAATTAAACCCGTAACAAATTCTGATTTATTAATCTTAAATCAGTTATATACAGAAATTGATGGGGAATCTCCTCTATCTCTATCCCACGTTGAGCAAATCTTTGAGCAAATTCAACAAATTCCCAACTACAATATTTATATTGCATGGCTCAACAGTGAACCTGTAGGTACATTTAGCTTATTATGGATTCCTATGATTTTACATGATAGCAAATCAGCCTTAATTGATGCTGTTGTTGTCACATCTGCCTATAGAAATCAAGGAATTGGGAAAGCGATGATGCAGGAAGCCCTCAAACTCAGCCGCAAGGCGGGATGCTATAAAGTGATGCTTTCCTCCAATATTAAACGCACAGCAGCCCATCAATTCTATGAATCTTTAGGCTTTAAACAACAGGGTTGGAGTTTTAGCTTGGAACTGTAACCCAAAAGTTGATATTTTAGGGTAACTTATAAAAAGGTCTTTTATCCGAACACACTCAACCCTGAACAAGATGAATATTCTGGCTGATTTTCTGTCTAAACCGGCTCAACCTAACCCCCCTCAAGTTAAAAAAAGTCGTCGAGGAATTTATATTAAATCCCCTCAAGAAATTGAAATCATGCGACAAGCTGCAAAAATTGTAGCTACGGTTTTAAAAGAAATTTCAGAGCAGGTAAAACCGGGAATGACAACGGCTGATTTAGATACTTATGCAGAAAAACGGATTCGAGAAATGGGTGCAAAACCCAGTTTTAAAGGTTATCATGGCTTTCCAGGTTCCATTTGTGCTTCAATTAATCATGAAGTGGTTCATGGCATTCCTAACCGTCGTAAAGTCATTCGCACTGGGGATATTTTAAAAGTAGATACAGGGGCTTATTATGAAGGATTTCATGGAGATTCTTGTATTACAATTGGGGTCGGTGAAGTGTCCCCAGACGCTGCCAAATTGATTCGAGTTGCGGAAGAAACTTTATATAAAGGAATAGAAAAAGTTAAAGCGGGAGCCTATTTACTTGATCTCGCTGAGGTGATGCAAGATCATGCAGAAGCCAATGGGTATAAAATTGTAGAAGAATTTACAGGTCATGGTGTCGGACAAAATTTACACGAAGAACCCTCGGTTTTTAACGCTCGTACCTATTCTTTACCCAATGTTAAATTGAAAGCTGGGATGACCTTAGCCATTGAACCCATTCTAAATGCGGGATCTCGATTTACCCGAACTTTATCCGATAAATGGACAGCCGTAACCGTTGATAATTCCTTATCTGCTCAGTTTGAACATACAGTTTTAGTCACCGAAACGGGTTATGAAATTTTAACAGATCGTTCTAAAATTTAGCCAGACTAGGATTCAGGAAACAGGAGACTGTGAGACAGGAGTAAGATGCTTAATGATTCAGGATAACAGCAATTATTCATGTCCTATTCTTGCTGTTCCCTGTTCCTTATAAAATCTCTAAGAAAGTTAACTCTCAAGAAAGAAAGGAAACCGGATGTTCTCAATGACAGAACAGGCAACTAAACTAGGAGCCGTGTGCGGTGAAAATCGTAAGTACGGTTCTGAATGTGAGGTGAGGGTTGTAAAGCCCTCATCGACCCCTAATAAGACCCTTAAAAATTAAAAGGGGTCAATGACTTTTTAAACTGCATGAAGAGTGCCATTGGGAAGTGTGACCCCCGCTAGATTAACATTTCTTAAATTAACTCCTTGTAGGTTGGCCCCGCGTAAACTCGCCCCAGAAAGGTTTGCACCTTCTAAATTAGCTTCGGATAAATCGGCTTTCCAAAGATAAGCATTTCGCAGGTCAGCACCGCGTAAATCCGTCTTTCTCAAGGTAGCTAAATTTAAGTTGCTTCTGAGCAGAGTGGCACAGGTTAAACTCGCCTGGGATAAATCAGCCCGCATTAACACCGCATCCGTCAAATTTGCCTGGAAAAGCTGGGCTTCAACTAAATTGGCATCTTGTAACTGAGCTTGTTGTAAATTCGCTTGTTTTAATTGAGCTTGGCTTAAGTTAGCAGCCATTAAATCAGACTCTTGTAAATTAATTCGCGTCATTACGGCTTGAGCAAAATTAACCCCACTTAAATCAAATCCTTGAAGATTAACCTCGATTAAATAGGCGGAACTCAAATTAATTCCTGTCATTTGGGTTTCTTGAAGAATCGCCCCACTCAATTTAGCTTGGCTCAAATTTGCCCAGTTTAAATTGGCCCTGGTTAAATTAGCACCGCGTAAATTTACACCGTAAAGATTAGCACCGCATAAATTGACACCCTGCAAATTGGCAGCCCGGAGATTAACTCCCCGCAAAATAGCACCACTAAGCTTAACGCCACTCATCTCCGACTTGACTAAAAACGCCCCTTCTAGGTTTGCTTTTGTCAAATCAGCATTTTTTAATTGCCCTTTTCCTAACTTAACAAAACTTAAATTACTGCCATACAAAAAGGCATTAGTCAAGTTAATTTCATGGAGCAAAGCCCGTGTTAAATCAGCCCGGGCTAAAGATGCTCCAGCCAGATTAGCCCCCACTAAATTAACTTGATGCAGAGAAGCACCAATCAAGTTCGCATTCTGGAAATCTCGTTCTCCAGCTAAATAACGATACAACAGTTCTTGAGAATCGATAATGGACTGCACTGGCACAGAATTCACCGCCTATTTATTGGGTAAAATCGCACCTCTCATATCTGCATCTCTTAAATTCGC encodes:
- a CDS encoding ATP-dependent 6-phosphofructokinase, producing MGEQKRIGILTSGGDCAGLNAAIRAVVYRASGTFGWEVFGIREATQGLMTRPVNSVPLTIDKIDNILTAGGTILGTTNKGDPFAFPMADGSLLDRSEEIIEGYHLLGLNALIGIGGDGSLAILRRIAQQGNLNLIGIPKTIDNDVGSTDLSIGFSTAVDIATEALDRLHFTAASHSRVMILEVMGRDAGHIALHAGIAGGADIILIPEIPYSLDRICQQIAERQKQGKNYCLVVVAEAVKTETGEPVTNINRMGQARLGGIGQYLADEICDRSGAETRVTVLGHIQRGGTPSPIDRIIASAFGVAAVDLIAEDKYDRVVVWRDRQVANIPILDAIAQYRAVNANDILVETARSMGICLGD
- the accC gene encoding acetyl-CoA carboxylase biotin carboxylase subunit — its product is MRFSKILIANRGEIALRILRTCEEMGIATVAVHSTVDRHALHVQLADEAVCIGEPSSSKSYLNIPNIIAAALTRNATALHPGYGFLAENARFAEICADHEIAFIGPTPDAIRSMGDKSTAKETMQRVGVPTVPGSDGLLSDEKEALVLAQKIGFPVIIKATAGGGGRGMRLVKHEEDLPKLFAAAQGEAEAAFGNPGVYLEKFIERPRHIEIQILADNYGNVIYLGERDCSIQRRHQKLLEEAPSPVMTPKLRHKMGMAAVKAAKSINYTGAGTVEFLVDQSGNFYFMEMNTRIQVEHPVTEMITGLDLIAEQIRIAQGEKLSLTQDKVQLRGHSIECRINAEDPDHNFRPHPGRISGYLPPGGNGVRIDSHVYTDYEIPPYYDSLIGKLIVWGPDRPTAILRMKRALREFAITGVPTTIGFHQRILETPEFLRGEIYTNFVEQMMKQGQ
- a CDS encoding histidine kinase; amino-acid sequence: MSDSIQDKLSSDLKKAQSENKLRAERIREIVKSAISEMGSEFKGGSQEIRGLVKEVVGTVLETVKGKGEEIQENVTASIEGVIDGISSKKRQSINKTKAEVKQLETQLDQEEQELQNSIDLALDDIQEVGTGKSEQIKSAIESAVHNIKDSEEVALMQKRYAQLKAQLAIINANLAGRYGQRYEDIKHYLDEAKVWYEKAKDEPETYSGKLDEKRKAFEVKLGEAGTAIAQKEKQIKQRLRDLWKSFSET
- the psb35 gene encoding photosystem II assembly protein Psb35, which produces MGTNTPHFPMSATLVLILGFLAATTIGSVAWYNSKRPVGWKDKERPDFVPEVDTDQ
- the mnmE gene encoding tRNA uridine-5-carboxymethylaminomethyl(34) synthesis GTPase MnmE; protein product: MAEFLATGGTIVAIATAIVPQQGSVGIVRMSGTESQSIAKQLFYTPGRQTWESHRILYGYIRHPQTQKTIDEALLLLMLSPRSYTREDVVEFHCHGGIIAVQQVLQLCIELGARLAQPGEFTLRAFLNGRLDLTQAESVAELVGSQSIAAAQMALAGLQGKLANPIRELRATCLDILAEIEARVDFEEDLPPLNESEIIAQIHNVLEELSQFLATADTGELLRTGLKVAIVGRPNVGKSSLLNAWSRSDRAIVTDLPGTTRDVVESQLVVGGIPIQVLDTAGIRHSEDQVEKIGIERSRQTARSADLVLLTFDAAMGLTEADLEIYQQVKKAGLIVIINKIDQVNIQKLEELKAKAIQYFNLENRAIVPMSAALNQGIPDLETAILNLVQGGNIHAANLEFAINQRQATALTRAKVCLEQVETTIQQQLPFDFWTIDLRGAIHALGEVTGEEVTESVLDRIFSRFCIGK
- a CDS encoding alpha/beta fold hydrolase, which translates into the protein MSILAENWTSDFITTNKVKLHYVTQGEGPLILMLHGFPEFWYSWRYQIPEFAQAYKVVAVDLRGYNESDKPKELSAYSIKELILDVKGLIEGLGYEECVLVGHDWGGFIAWNFAYCYPQMLSKLIVLNLPHPTKFKQGLGTIQQLLKSWYIFFFQVPLLPELLLQADDYRTVGEAFTKMVINKNTFSEADLNAYKDAAAKRGALTAMVNYYRNLFPSLFATQQTQALLNVPTLMIWGENDLALGQELTYGTEEYVRDFQIRYIPNCSHWVQQERPELVNQYIWEFLNAEPMGE
- a CDS encoding GNAT family N-acetyltransferase; translated protein: MLLEIKPVTNSDLLILNQLYTEIDGESPLSLSHVEQIFEQIQQIPNYNIYIAWLNSEPVGTFSLLWIPMILHDSKSALIDAVVVTSAYRNQGIGKAMMQEALKLSRKAGCYKVMLSSNIKRTAAHQFYESLGFKQQGWSFSLEL
- the map gene encoding type I methionyl aminopeptidase, with product MNILADFLSKPAQPNPPQVKKSRRGIYIKSPQEIEIMRQAAKIVATVLKEISEQVKPGMTTADLDTYAEKRIREMGAKPSFKGYHGFPGSICASINHEVVHGIPNRRKVIRTGDILKVDTGAYYEGFHGDSCITIGVGEVSPDAAKLIRVAEETLYKGIEKVKAGAYLLDLAEVMQDHAEANGYKIVEEFTGHGVGQNLHEEPSVFNARTYSLPNVKLKAGMTLAIEPILNAGSRFTRTLSDKWTAVTVDNSLSAQFEHTVLVTETGYEILTDRSKI
- a CDS encoding pentapeptide repeat-containing protein is translated as MDSQELLYRYLAGERDFQNANLIGASLHQVNLVGANLAGASLARADLTRALLHEINLTNAFLYGSNLSFVKLGKGQLKNADLTKANLEGAFLVKSEMSGVKLSGAILRGVNLRAANLQGVNLCGANLYGVNLRGANLTRANLNWANLSQAKLSGAILQETQMTGINLSSAYLIEVNLQGFDLSGVNFAQAVMTRINLQESDLMAANLSQAQLKQANLQQAQLQDANLVEAQLFQANLTDAVLMRADLSQASLTCATLLRSNLNLATLRKTDLRGADLRNAYLWKADLSEANLEGANLSGASLRGANLQGVNLRNVNLAGVTLPNGTLHAV